From Strix uralensis isolate ZFMK-TIS-50842 chromosome 1, bStrUra1, whole genome shotgun sequence, a single genomic window includes:
- the ZHX1 gene encoding zinc fingers and homeoboxes protein 1, with amino-acid sequence MASKRKSTTPCMVLANEQDPDLEMVSDLEEGPPLLTPADNPTAESVTSDEDVHEYVDSDNQKNTNKVEGGYECKYCTFQTPDLNMFTFHVDSEHPNVVLNSSYVCVECNFLTKRYDALSEHNLKYHPGEENFKLTMVKRNNQTIFEQTVNDLTFDGSFVREENAEQADSSEVPSSGISISKTPIMKMMKNKTETKRIAVFHNVVDDIAGEEKGTENEPNSEEVVENPPPAVSESKASHSVVCSAADVASAVVTPAPVLQPGVAQVITAVTAPQNSNLIPKVLIPVNSIPAYNTALDNNPLLLNTYNKFPYPTMSEITVLSTQAKYTEEQIKIWFSAQRLKHGVSWTPEEVEEARRKQFNGTVHTVPQTITVIPAHISAASNGLPSILQTCQIVGQPGLVLTQVAGANTLPVTAPIALTVAGVPNQTQLQKSQIHTAQPVAETKQVAAVPAPQPIKNECALMNPDSFGIRAKKTKEQLAELKVSYLKNQFPQDSEIVRLMKITGLTKGEIKKWFSDTRYNQRNSKNNHGIHLNSDSCATIVIDSSDEMNESPTGVTPQNKSSWSAFPDFNPQKFKEKTAEQLQVLQASFLNNPVLTDEEMNRLRAQTKLTRREIDAWFTERRKSNVLKEEGADLNESNAGSSKEETGETSVGDGAAGTKSVCSTSSKIGKKSPEQLHMLKSSFVRTQWPSPQEYNKLAEETGLPRSEIVSWFGDTRYAWKNGGLKWYYYYQSANANSLNGQGFARKRGRGRPKGRGRGRPRGRPRGSKRLNCWDRGVSVIKFKTGTAILKDYYMKHKFLNEQDLDELVAKSHMGYEQVREWFAERQRRLELGIELFDENEEEDEMLEDQEDEEETDDSDTWEPPRHVKRKLSKSD; translated from the coding sequence ATGGCAAGTAAACGAAAATCAACAACACCGTGCATGGTCTTAGCCAACGAGCAGGATCCGGATCTAGAAATGGTATCAGACTTGGAGGAAGGACCACCTCTACTCACGCCAGCAGATAACCCTACAGCAGAGAGCGTAACAAGTGACGAGGATGTTCATGAGTATGTGGATTCAGACaatcagaaaaatacaaataaagtaGAAGGTGGTTACGAGTGTAAATACTGTACTTTTCAAACTCCAGATCTCAATATGTTTACTTTTCACGTGGATTCAGAACATCCCAACGTAGTATTAAATTCATCCTATGTTTGTGTAGAATGCAATTTTCTTACCAAAAGATATGATGCTCTCTCAGAACATAATTTGAAGTaccatcctggagaagagaatttTAAATTGACCATGGTGAAACGTAATAATCAGACAATCTTTGAACAAACAGTGAACGATCTCACTTTTGATGGGAGTTTTGTTAGAGAAGAAAACGCTGAACAGGCCGACTCTTCTGAGGTCCCCTCATCGGGGATCTCAATTAGCAAAACTCCTAttatgaaaatgatgaaaaacaaaactgagactAAACGTATCGCTGTTTTCCACAATGTAGTTGATGACATTGCTGGTGAAGAAAAGGGAACTGAAAATGAGCCAAACTCTGAAGAAGTAGTAGAAAACCCACCACCGGCAGTTTCTGAGTCAAAAGCGAGCCATTCGGTTGTTTGCAGTGCAGCAGATGTGGCTAGTGCAGTGGTGACTCCAGCACCAGTGCTTCAGCCTGGGGTGGCACAGGTTATAACAGCTGTTACAGCTCCACAGAACTCCAACCTGATTCCAAAAGTCCTAATACCTGTAAATAGCATTCCAGCCTATAATACTGCTTTGGATAACAATCCTCTTTTGCTTAACACCTACAACAAATTCCCATATCCAACCATGTCAGAAATCACTGTTCTTTCCACTCAAGCTAAGTACACAGAGGAACAGATTAAAATATGGTTTTCTGCGCAGCGTCTGAAACACGGTGTGAGCTGGACGCCAGAGGAAGTGGAGGAAGCAAGGAGGAAACAATTTAATGGCACAGTGCATACTGTGCCACAGACAATTACTGTTATTCCAGCACACATTTCTGCCGCTAGCAATGGTTTACCTTCAATTTTACAGACATGCCAAATAGTTGGTCAGCCAGGACTTGTTCTCACCCAAGTTGCAGGTGCAAATACATTACCAGTAACAGCCCCAATAGCTTTGACTGTAGCAGGAGTCCCAAACCAAACACAGTTACAGAAGAGTCAGATTCACACTGCTCAGCCTGTTGCAGAAACCAAACAAGTAGCTGCTGTTCCAGCCCCTCAGCCTATCAAAAATGAATGCGCGCTGATGAATCCTGACTCCTTTGGAATCCGAGCAAAAAAAACTAAGGAACAGCTGGCAGAATTGAAAGTCAGCTACCTTAAAAATCAGTTTCCTCAAGATTCAGAAATTGTAAGACTTATGAAAATAACGGGCCTGACTAAAGGAGAGATCAAAAAGTGGTTCAGCGATACACGCTACAATCAGAGAAACTCAAAGAATAATCATGGGATTCATCTCAACAGTGATTCGTGTGCCACCATTGTTATTGACTCAAGCGATGAAATGAATGAGTCCCCAACGGGAGTCACTCCACAGAACAAGTCATCATGGAGCGCTTTTCCTGATTTCAACCCGCAGAAATTCAAAGAGAAGACTGCTGAACAGCTGCAAGTCCTCCAAGCAAGTTTTCTTAATAACCCTGTCCTTACTGATGAAGAGATGAATAGGTTAAGAGCCCAAACCAAACTGACCAGGAGAGAGATTGATGCCTGGtttacagaaagaaggaaatcaaaTGTCTTGAAGGAAGAGGGAGCTGACTTGAATGAGAGCAATGCTGGCAGCTCAAAAGAAGAGACTGGAGAAACATCTGTGGGAGATGGAGCAGCAGGAACCAAATCAGTGTGTTCCACTTCAAGCAAAATAGGCAAAAAATCACCAGAGCAGTTGCACATGCTTAAAAGTTCCTTTGTCCGTACTCAGTGGCCATCTCCACAAGAATACAACAAGCTGGCAGAAGAAACTGGGCTCCCAAGATCAGAAATTGTGAGCTGGTTTGGAGATACTCGCTATGCTTGGAAAAATGGAGGATTGAAATGGTATTATTATTACCAGAGCGCCAATGCAAACAGTCTGAACGGCCAAGGCTTTgcgagaaagagaggaagaggaagaccaaaggggagggggagagggaggccTCGGGGGAGACCTCGAGGAAGCAAGAGGTTAAATTGCTGGGACAGAGGTGTGTCTGTCATAAAATTCAAAACTGGAACCGCAATCCTAAAGGACTACTATATGAAGCACAAATTCCTTAATGAGCAAGACCTCGATGAACTGGTAGCCAAATCTCACATGGGATATGAGCAGGTCAGAGAGTGGTTTGCAGAAAGGCAAAGAAGATTAGAACTTGGAATAGAGCTGTTTGATGAGAACGAGGAGGAAGATGAAATGCTGGAAGAtcaggaagatgaggaagaaacaGATGATAGTGATACTTGGGAACCCCCCCGACATGTTAAGCGTAAACTTTCAAAATCAGATTGA